A genomic window from Bicyclus anynana chromosome 11, ilBicAnyn1.1, whole genome shotgun sequence includes:
- the LOC112053381 gene encoding uncharacterized protein LOC112053381 translates to MSDMNECTSKIWSRFEAKKQDGSVIKLRIQSWQLQSKDDVYEFILKHFVSGEAIHKAAGITRNPEALKEYGELLDLHFKVAPLCAEVCCVDNDGTTVDQILGVSMTQLMTNTQKLEDITKELDLKTAEIQQLLHAAKVLEGYLQPHISSYNTFYFGRGLIVHPEYRKLGIANEFIKVRKLVCIANNVPMTCAGMSAVGSQKAAEKNNWKTFVDIPIDELEKNTGLVFEKDSILNHNIMYTTTE, encoded by the exons ATGTCGGATATGAATGAGTGTACGAGTAAGATCTGGTCTAGATTTGAAGCGAAGAAGCAGGATGGCAGTGTTATTAAACTAAGAATACAAAGTTGGCAATTACAATCCAAAGATGATGTTTACgaatttattttgaaacattttgTTTCCGGTGAAGCAATTCATAAAGCTGCAG GCATAACTAGAAATCCAGAAGCTttgaaggaatacggggaactATTGGACCTGCATTTCAAAGTTGCCCCACTCTGCGCCGAAGTGTGTTGTGTTGACAATGATGGAACTACTGTTGACCAAATTCTGGGTGTGTCGATGACACAGCTCATGACAAATACACAAAAATTAGAGGATATAACTAAAGAG ttggaCCTTAAAACGGCAGAAATACAACAATTACTGCACGCAGCGAAAGTACTAGAAGGCTATCTTCAGCCTCATATAAGCAGctacaatacattttattttggtaGGGGCCTCATCGTACATCcagaatatagaaaattaggAATAGCCAATGAGTTTATTAAAGTAAG aAAGTTGGTTTGCATCGCAAATAATGTCCCTATGACATGCGCCGGTATGTCAGCGGTGGGTAGCCAAAAGGCGGCTGAAAAGAACAATTGGAAGACCTTCGTAGATATACCTATAGACGAACTCGAGAAGAATACTGGACTTGTATTCGAAAAGGACTCCATCTTGAATCACAACATAATGTACACAACGACAGAGTAG
- the LOC112053379 gene encoding uncharacterized protein LOC112053379 produces MSDASSSSKIWTRFESKKPDGSIIKLKIENRPVEPENDVFEFLMEHFVTEEAVHKASGVSKNADAVKEYRELMTLVFTAVPIHATACCIDDDSDTRGKILGLSVVQLMRNTDKFEDLIKDMVFKTEEMQRLLYAAKVLDGYTEDKSEYDIFYYGRGVIVHPDYRRLGIAVELVRVRELICKDTVISMTCAWMSARGSQKAAEINSWRTMSEVPREELEEKTGFTFDKNLPSFKFMFKDVLI; encoded by the exons ATGTCGGATGCTAGCAGTTCTTCTAAAATATGGACCAGATTTGAGTCGAAGAAACCAGATGGCAgcattataaaactaaagattGAAAATAGGCCTGTGGAACCTGAGAATGATGTTTTTGAATTTCTGATGGAGCATTTTGTCACAGAGGAAGCTGTTCACAAAGCATCAG GCGTATCAAAGAACGCAGATGCAGTAAAAGAATATAGAGAGTTGATGACACTAGTTTTCACAGCAGTACCAATACATGCAACAGCGTGTTGTATCGATGATGACTCGGACACGAGGGGTAAAATCCTCGGATTATCAGTTGTACAACTGATGAGGAATACGGATAAGTTTGAAGATTTAATAAAAGAC ATGGTGTTCAAGACAGAAGAAATGCAACGATTATTGTATGCTGCTAAAGTATTAGATGGCTACACTGAGGATAAATCAGAATACGATATCTTTTACTACGGCAGAGGAGTGATTGTACACCCAGATTACAGAAGATTGGGCATAGCGGTGGAACTTGTAAGAGTTAG agAGTTAATCTGCAAAGATACAGTCATTTCGATGACTTGTGCTTGGATGTCAGCAAGAGGTAGCCAAAAGGCAGCGGAAATTAATTCATGGAGGACTATGTCAGAGGTGCCGAGGGAAGAATTGGAGGAAAAGACTGGATTTACTTTCGATAAGAATCTACCTAGTTTTAAGTTTATGTTTAAGGATGTATTAATATGA